One window from the genome of Marinobacter sp. LV10R510-11A encodes:
- the greB gene encoding transcription elongation factor GreB yields MKTPLITRQGYDDLQKELDELWRFERPEVTKMVTWAAGLGDRSENADYQYNKKRLREIDRRVRYLRRCLENIKVVEHRPEQEGKVFFGAWVDVENDYGKILTFRIVGYDEIFDRKDYISIDSPMARALLKKEVGDEAQVKTDAGIITWHINAIGYNR; encoded by the coding sequence TTGAAAACACCACTCATTACCAGGCAGGGCTACGATGACCTGCAAAAAGAGTTGGATGAGCTCTGGCGATTTGAGCGCCCGGAGGTCACAAAAATGGTGACATGGGCTGCCGGCCTTGGCGATCGTAGTGAAAACGCGGATTATCAGTACAACAAGAAACGGCTCCGAGAGATCGATCGCCGGGTGCGCTATCTGAGGCGCTGCCTAGAAAACATTAAGGTGGTGGAGCATCGACCTGAGCAAGAGGGAAAGGTCTTTTTCGGAGCTTGGGTAGACGTTGAAAACGATTACGGAAAGATCCTAACATTCAGAATCGTGGGCTACGATGAGATTTTTGACCGCAAGGACTATATTTCCATTGATTCCCCCATGGCCCGGGCACTGTTGAAAAAGGAAGTGGGCGACGAAGCCCAAGTGAAAACCGATGCTGGAATTATCACCTGGCACATCAATGCCATTGGATACAATAGATAA
- a CDS encoding acyl-CoA-binding protein, whose amino-acid sequence MSDLKTKFDEAVNYIKTAEGDFKPSNEMKLEFYALYKQATEGDVSGKRPGMMDFVGRAKYDAWEKCKGMSKDDAMQKYLDKLEAVK is encoded by the coding sequence ATGAGTGATTTGAAAACCAAGTTCGACGAAGCGGTAAACTACATCAAAACTGCAGAAGGTGACTTCAAGCCTTCCAACGAGATGAAGCTGGAGTTTTACGCTCTGTACAAGCAGGCAACCGAAGGCGATGTGTCGGGCAAGCGCCCGGGCATGATGGATTTTGTTGGCCGCGCCAAATATGACGCCTGGGAAAAATGCAAAGGTATGTCAAAAGACGACGCCATGCAGAAGTACCTCGATAAGCTCGAAGCCGTCAAATAA
- the tssB gene encoding type VI secretion system contractile sheath small subunit, whose protein sequence is MSSKDGSVAPKERINIKYVPATGDQQAETELPLKMFVVGDFKGHAEETPIEERKAISVDKNNFRSVMKEAGLTLSTTVSNQLEEQTDELPVNLEFQTLDDFSPDSIARQVPEMKKLIELREALVALKGPLGNVPSFRSKLQELLDDDDARETLLSELELATDSE, encoded by the coding sequence ATGTCGTCTAAAGACGGTTCTGTCGCGCCGAAAGAGCGCATCAATATCAAATATGTCCCCGCCACCGGAGATCAGCAGGCTGAAACAGAGCTGCCGCTGAAAATGTTCGTAGTTGGTGATTTCAAAGGACACGCCGAAGAAACCCCCATCGAAGAACGCAAGGCTATTTCCGTCGACAAGAACAACTTTCGTTCTGTCATGAAGGAAGCAGGTCTTACGCTTTCCACCACTGTATCCAACCAACTGGAAGAGCAAACCGACGAACTGCCGGTAAACCTCGAATTCCAAACCTTGGATGATTTCTCGCCCGATAGCATTGCCCGTCAGGTTCCCGAGATGAAAAAGCTGATTGAATTACGGGAAGCTCTGGTTGCCCTAAAGGGACCACTGGGTAATGTGCCTTCGTTCCGTTCCAAGCTGCAGGAATTGCTGGATGACGACGATGCCCGGGAAACGCTGTTGTCTGAGTTGGAATTAGCTACAGACAGCGAGTAA